The Ranitomeya imitator isolate aRanImi1 chromosome 6, aRanImi1.pri, whole genome shotgun sequence genome window below encodes:
- the LOC138642665 gene encoding uncharacterized protein, with protein sequence MEAQYPREQCSPLLASTQLEPCMSPDWRNNFITQNYARIEAVAPIADNGPALHLIMDTDTETSDDMAENWCVPEPRDTLGSDVEIIDVKNPATSAKPDAPKRRGNSLRRCFKNRKVARKIQLEKENIPASASLSIAPPVKPGADVGQLPLHTYTSPLQQRVLHRRNYDTEENQPQRANTAVRTTSLSPICVVDRDECYAAPKQPGNPSPKISHQKYTNVSREKRTAPNAKPRITRTANSTGAIPQVTPENREIEQLSEGMWSPTEPLNIPVCQTVQSADTALADSSSVFAPVLPLKKRTVSRRRVGRKQKVAVHTPYTGRPSWDADHVKMFTDMSAQYAQSKLAQMELKSFCDTYERLLNACPTHDITEELRAFKLNHP encoded by the exons atggaagcccaataccctcgcgagcaatgcagcccccttcttgcaagcacacaattag agccgtgtatgtcgcccgattggcgcaataatttcataacgcagaattatgcgcgcattgaagccgtggcgccgatagccgataatgggcctgctcttcatctcatcatgg atactgacacggagacatctgacgatatggctgaaaactggtgtgttcccgaaccacgcgatacgctgggttcagacgtggagatcatagatgtcaagaaccctgcaacttcagcgaaacccgatgcgcctaaaagacgcggcaactcgttacgccgatgtttcaagaatagaaaag ttgcccggaaaatacagcttgaaaaagagaatattcccgcctctgcgagtttgagcattgcgccgcccgttaaaccaggagctgatgtgggacaattaccgcttcatactt atacgtcgcctcttcaacaacgagttttgcaccggcgtaattacgacactgaagagaatcaaccacaaagagctaatacggcggtgcgaacaacatctctctcgcccatctgtgttgtggatcgtgatgaatgctacgctgcaccaaaacaacccgggaatccaagccccaagatttcacatcagaaatatacgaacgtttcaagagagaaacgtacaGCGCCGAACGCTAAGCCCCGCATAACTCGGACCGCCAATAGCACAGGCGCCATaccccaagttacgcctgaaaacagagaaattgaacagctctccgagggtatgtggtcacccacagagcccctcaatatacctgtgtgccagactgtgcaatctgcagatactgctcttgcagactcttctagcgtttttgcccctgtattacctctaaagaaacgaaccgtatcccgacgccgtgtaggtagaaagcagaaagttgctgtacatacaccttacacaggtcgtccttcgtgggatgctgaccatgtcaaaatgtttactgacatgtctgcgcagtacgctcaaagcaaactcgcacagatggaactaaaatctttctgcgatacatatgaaagacttttaaatgcgtgtccaacacatgacattaccgaggagctgcgtgctttcaaactaaatcacccctga